AGCCCCCGGGACCGGCGGCGCGGCCGGCAGCGCCGCCGCGCGGCGGCGCACGGGCGAGCGGCTCGCCGCCCTGTTCGTGGTGGGCGTCGCGCTGCTGAACTTCCCGCTGCTGTCGGTCATCCGCGGCCGCAGCCCGGTCGCCGGGCTGCCGGCGGCGTTCGTCTACCTCTTCGTCGTCTGGGCCCTGCTCGCCCTCGCCACGGCGCTCGTGCTGCGTCGCCGGGGGGCCGAGCCGCGGGACGGCGGCGACGAGCCGCGAGCAAGGCGGCCCTGACGTGCTCCAGCACTGGTTCATCCTCCTGGTGTCCTTCGGGTACCTCGGCCTGCTCTTCGCCGTGGCCTACTACGGCGACAAGCGCGCGGACACCGGCCGCTCGATCATCAGCAACCCGTACATCTACACCTTCTCGATCGCGGTCTACTGCACGGGCTGGACGTTCTACGGCAGCGTGGGGCGGGCCGCGGCCGAGGGGGTGAGCTTCCTGCCGATCTACCTGGGGCCGACGCTCGCGGCGATCCTCTGGTGGCTGATCCTGCGCAAGATCATCCGCCTGAGCAAGACCTACCACATCACGAGCATCGCGGACTTCATCGCGTCGCGCTACGGCAAGAGCTCGGTGATCGGCGGGCTGGTGACGCTGATCGCGGTCGTCGGGATCATGCCCTACATCGCGCTGCAGCTCAAGGCGATCTCGGCGAGCTTCAACGTCCTGTTCCACGACCGCACCCTCGCGGCCGGGGAGGTCAGCCTCGGGCACGACACGGCGCTGTACGTCGCGCTGATCCTCGCGCTCTTCTCGATCCTCTTCGGGACGCGGCACATCGACGTCACCGAGCGCCACGAGGGCATGGTCGCGGCGATCGCCTTCGAGTCGATCGTCAAGCTCCTGGCGCTCACGGCGGTGGGGGTCTTCGTCACGTGGGGCCTCTTCGGCGGCCCCGCCGACCTGTTCCGGCGGGCCGCCACGCTGCCGGCGGCGGCGCGCCTGCTGGACATCGGCTGGCGTCCCGGGCAGTACGCCTCGTGGGCCGCCCTGACCTTCATCTCCATGACCGCGATCATGTTCCTGCCGCGGCAGTTCCAGGTGCTGGTCGTCGAGAACGTGAACGAGGACCACGTGCGGACCGCCGCCTGGCTCTTCCCGCTCTACCTGCTCGCGATCAACCTCTTCGTGCTGCCGATCGCCGTCGCGGGGCTGCTCACGCTCGGCGGCGGCGCGGCGGACGCGGACATGTTCGTGCTCTCGCTCACCGTCGGGGGCGGCAAGTGGCCGCTGGCGCTCTTCGCCTTCATCGGCGGGCTCTCGGCCGCCACCGGCATGGTGATCGTCGAGACCATCTCGCTCTCGACGATGATCTGCAACGACCTGCTCATGCCCGTGCTGCTGCGGCTCAAGGTGCTGCGCCCCGGGCGCATGGGCGCGACGCTGCTGGCGATCCGCCGCGGCGGCATCGTCCTCGTGCTGCTCCTCGGCTACCTGTACTTCCGGCTCATCGGGGAGTCGTACGCGCTCGTCTCGATCGGCCTCGTCTCCTTCGTCGCGGCCGCCCAGTTCGCGCCGGCGATCCTGCTGGGCATCTACTGGAAGGGGGCCAGCCGCCGCGGCGCGTTCGCCGGCCTGCTGGGAGGCTTCGCCGTCTGGACCTACACGCTGCTGCTGCCCTCGCTGGCGGGGTCCGGCTGGCTCCCCCAGTCCCTCGTGGAGCCCGGACCCTTCGGCCTCGCCGCCCTCGGGCCCTATCACCTCTTCGGCCTCACGGGCTTCGACCCGATCACGCACGGCGTCTTCTGGAGCCTGCTCTGCAACATCGGGCTGCTCGTCGGGGTCTCGCTCTTCGGCCAGCAGGGCGGGCTCGAGCAGTTGCAGGCCGCGATGTTCGTGGACGTCTACCGCACCCGCGCCGCCGCCGGCGGCGAGACGCGGCTCTGGCAGGGCACGACGCGCGTCAGCGATCTCAAGGAGCTGGTCGCGCGCATGGTCGGCAAGGAGCGGGCCGAGCAGGTCTTCCAGGCCTACGGCGCGCAGCATCGCGTCGAGCTGCAGGACGAGATGCTGGCGAGCGAGAGCCTGGTGGCGTTTGCGGAGCGCGAGCTGGCGCGCACCGTCGGCGCGGCGTCGGCGCGGGCCATGATCTCCTCGATCATCGAGGGGGAGGCGCTGAGCATCGAGGGGCTGATGAAGATCCTCGACGAGACCAGCCAGGTCATCGAGTACAGCCACCGGCTGGAGGAGAAGTCCCTCGAGCTCGAGGCGGCCACGCGGGAGCTCCAGCACACCAACGAGCGGCTCAAGGAGCTCGACCGCATGAAGGACGAGTTCGTCTCCACCGTCAGCCACGAGCTGCGCACGCCGCTGTCCTCGATCCGCGCCTTCTCCGAGATCCTCGAGGACGAGCCGGACATGGACCCGCAGCAGCGCCAGCAGCTCTCGCGGATCGTCGTGCAGGAGAGCGAGCGGCTCAGCCGCCTGGTCGACCAGATCCTGGACTTCACGAAGATCGAGTCCGGCGCCTACCAGTGGGCCCACGAGCGCGTGGACCTCGTCGCCGTCGTGGACGAGGCGCTCTCGGCCACCGGCCAGCTCGCGCGCAACCGCGCCATCGAGGTCACGCGGGAGGTGGCCGCGGGGTCCCTGACGATCACCGGCGACCGCGACCGGCTCGTGCAGGTCGTGATCAACCTGCTCTCGAACGCGATCAAGTACTGCGAGCCGGGAACGGGGCGGGTGCGGCTGCGTCTTGCGGGCACGGACGCGCAGGTCAGGCTGGAGGTCGCGGACAACGGACCGGGGATCTCGCCCGAGCAGCAGGAGCGCATCTTCGAGAAGTTCCACCAGATACGCGACACCGCGCGGGGCAAGCCCCAGGGCTCCGGGCTCGGCCTGGCGATCTGCAAGACGATCGTGGAGAACCACGGCGGCCGCATCTGGGTCGAGAGCGCCCCCGGCGCCGGCTCGACCTTCATCGTCACGCTTCCGACGGGGGCGGGGCACCGGCCGGAGGACGCACACTCATGAACGGCCGGCAGCCTCGGACGCCCCCGAGCGCCTCGAGCTTCTCGAAGGCGGAGATCGAGCAGGCGTACCGCGACCTCGATCTGCACCAGGCGGCCAACGTCATCGTCTACGGCCACTCGGTCAATCGCCGGGACATCCGGGACTTCGCGCTCCGGG
This portion of the bacterium genome encodes:
- a CDS encoding ATP-binding protein, with the protein product MLQHWFILLVSFGYLGLLFAVAYYGDKRADTGRSIISNPYIYTFSIAVYCTGWTFYGSVGRAAAEGVSFLPIYLGPTLAAILWWLILRKIIRLSKTYHITSIADFIASRYGKSSVIGGLVTLIAVVGIMPYIALQLKAISASFNVLFHDRTLAAGEVSLGHDTALYVALILALFSILFGTRHIDVTERHEGMVAAIAFESIVKLLALTAVGVFVTWGLFGGPADLFRRAATLPAAARLLDIGWRPGQYASWAALTFISMTAIMFLPRQFQVLVVENVNEDHVRTAAWLFPLYLLAINLFVLPIAVAGLLTLGGGAADADMFVLSLTVGGGKWPLALFAFIGGLSAATGMVIVETISLSTMICNDLLMPVLLRLKVLRPGRMGATLLAIRRGGIVLVLLLGYLYFRLIGESYALVSIGLVSFVAAAQFAPAILLGIYWKGASRRGAFAGLLGGFAVWTYTLLLPSLAGSGWLPQSLVEPGPFGLAALGPYHLFGLTGFDPITHGVFWSLLCNIGLLVGVSLFGQQGGLEQLQAAMFVDVYRTRAAAGGETRLWQGTTRVSDLKELVARMVGKERAEQVFQAYGAQHRVELQDEMLASESLVAFAERELARTVGAASARAMISSIIEGEALSIEGLMKILDETSQVIEYSHRLEEKSLELEAATRELQHTNERLKELDRMKDEFVSTVSHELRTPLSSIRAFSEILEDEPDMDPQQRQQLSRIVVQESERLSRLVDQILDFTKIESGAYQWAHERVDLVAVVDEALSATGQLARNRAIEVTREVAAGSLTITGDRDRLVQVVINLLSNAIKYCEPGTGRVRLRLAGTDAQVRLEVADNGPGISPEQQERIFEKFHQIRDTARGKPQGSGLGLAICKTIVENHGGRIWVESAPGAGSTFIVTLPTGAGHRPEDAHS